A genomic stretch from Flavobacterium humidisoli includes:
- a CDS encoding geranylgeranylglycerol-phosphate geranylgeranyltransferase: MLSRQQKLLVMKIVSLFSVVRGYNIPIIILAQYLSAIFILAPEIRALDILLDFHLFLIVFASAITIASGYIINNFYDSQKDLINRPNKSMLDRLVSQKTKLNVYFSLNFLAVLMAFIVSWRAFLFFSGYIFMIWFYSHKIKKYPIIGNLLSALLAVTPFFAILLYFYNKISFEEIENHMSHFVVISAHAVFLFLLLLIREMIKDLENLKGDLVNDYRTIPVLYGEKISKQIITVLTLSTILPVYVLVNIYDVGYMDIYFYVCFAVLLFFLIYLWKSDSKEQYLRLHNVLKFLIVSGVCCIVLINPSVLWHGRELISNY; encoded by the coding sequence ATGTTAAGCAGACAACAAAAACTTTTAGTAATGAAAATTGTTAGTCTGTTCTCTGTAGTTCGAGGTTACAATATTCCAATAATAATTTTAGCCCAGTATTTATCGGCAATTTTTATACTTGCTCCAGAAATCAGAGCATTGGATATTCTGCTGGATTTTCATTTGTTTTTAATTGTTTTTGCTTCGGCTATTACAATTGCTTCTGGTTACATTATCAATAATTTTTACGACAGCCAGAAGGACTTGATTAATCGTCCGAATAAATCGATGCTGGATCGTTTGGTAAGTCAGAAAACCAAATTGAACGTTTATTTCAGTTTGAATTTTCTTGCCGTTCTAATGGCTTTTATAGTTTCCTGGAGAGCTTTTTTGTTTTTTTCAGGTTATATTTTTATGATTTGGTTTTATTCTCATAAAATTAAAAAGTATCCAATTATTGGAAATTTACTGTCTGCATTGCTTGCTGTAACGCCTTTTTTTGCCATTTTACTTTATTTCTATAATAAGATTTCGTTTGAAGAAATTGAGAATCACATGAGTCATTTCGTAGTGATTTCGGCACATGCGGTTTTCTTGTTCCTGCTTTTATTGATTCGCGAAATGATAAAAGATTTAGAAAATCTGAAAGGCGATTTAGTAAATGACTATAGAACAATTCCGGTTTTATACGGAGAAAAAATTTCTAAGCAAATTATCACGGTTTTGACCTTGTCTACCATTTTACCTGTTTATGTTTTGGTTAATATTTATGATGTCGGTTATATGGACATTTATTTTTATGTCTGCTTTGCGGTTTTACTTTTCTTTTTGATTTATTTATGGAAATCTGACTCTAAAGAACAATATCTAAGACTTCATAATGTTCTTAAATTCTTAATTGTATCTGGAGTGTGCTGTATTGTTCTGATTAATCCAAGCGTTTTATGGCATGGTCGCGAATTGATTTCTAATTATTAA
- a CDS encoding DUF502 domain-containing protein: MKSILKIVKATFLGGIIFLVPLVVLLIVLEKGYGIVQKTTLPLVSALPKVSVLGLALQELVGLLIIILICLVAGLLARTAAAEKVVQKLEDGILSFVPGYSFMKSMNENILGLESKDDLKVILVPTDAGLQFAFLIEPVSDDKFTVFIPDAPNPWSGSVVFVDKKDITEIDITQKQALACIRKLGYGSEELLKNKL, from the coding sequence ATGAAAAGTATTTTAAAGATTGTCAAAGCAACTTTTTTAGGAGGAATTATTTTTTTAGTGCCTTTAGTGGTACTATTAATTGTTTTGGAAAAAGGATATGGTATTGTACAAAAAACAACGCTCCCGTTAGTAAGTGCTTTACCAAAAGTAAGCGTTTTAGGACTTGCACTTCAAGAACTTGTTGGGTTATTAATTATAATTCTAATCTGTCTGGTTGCTGGATTACTAGCAAGAACAGCTGCTGCCGAAAAAGTAGTTCAGAAATTAGAAGATGGCATTTTAAGTTTTGTTCCCGGTTATTCGTTTATGAAAAGCATGAATGAAAATATACTGGGTCTAGAATCCAAAGACGATTTAAAAGTAATTTTAGTGCCAACTGATGCTGGTTTGCAATTTGCTTTTTTAATAGAACCAGTCAGTGATGATAAATTTACCGTTTTTATACCAGACGCTCCAAATCCGTGGAGCGGTTCGGTGGTTTTTGTAGATAAAAAAGATATTACAGAAATCGATATTACACAAAAACAAGCTTTAGCCTGCATACGAAAACTAGGTTATGGATCTGAAGAATTGTTAAAAAATAAGCTCTAG
- a CDS encoding mevalonate kinase — protein sequence MKGPLFYSKILLFGEYGIIRDSKGLSIPYNFYNGALKKSEEPTEEAISSNKSLRSFASYLEGLHTQQPELVTFDLETLKNDVETGMYFDSSIPQGYGVGSSGALVAAIYDKYATNKITVLENLTREKLLQLKNIFSQMESFFHGKSSGLDPLNSYLSIPILINSKDNIEATGIPTQSFDGKGAVFLLDSGIVGETAPMVSIFMENLKDKGFRAMLKNQFVKYTDACVENFLHGDMKSLFTNTKKLSKVVLNHFKPMIPEQFHAIWQHGIDTNDYYLKLCGSGGGGYILGFTEDLERAKTSLKDYKLEVVYQF from the coding sequence ATGAAAGGACCATTATTTTACTCAAAAATATTACTCTTTGGAGAATACGGAATTATCCGCGACTCTAAAGGACTTTCTATTCCTTATAACTTTTACAACGGCGCTTTAAAAAAATCTGAAGAGCCTACAGAAGAAGCCATTTCATCAAACAAAAGTTTAAGAAGTTTCGCTTCTTATCTTGAAGGCCTACATACGCAACAGCCAGAATTGGTTACTTTCGATTTAGAAACTTTAAAAAATGATGTTGAAACTGGAATGTACTTCGACTCTAGTATTCCACAAGGATATGGTGTTGGAAGTAGCGGTGCGCTTGTTGCAGCTATTTACGATAAATATGCTACCAACAAAATCACTGTTCTGGAAAATCTGACTCGTGAAAAATTATTACAATTAAAAAATATATTTTCTCAAATGGAAAGCTTTTTCCACGGAAAAAGTTCTGGCTTGGATCCTCTTAACAGCTATTTAAGCATTCCAATCCTGATTAATTCTAAAGATAATATTGAAGCAACTGGAATTCCGACTCAAAGTTTTGACGGAAAAGGTGCTGTATTTTTGTTAGACTCAGGAATTGTTGGAGAAACAGCTCCAATGGTTAGTATTTTTATGGAAAACCTAAAAGACAAAGGTTTCCGTGCTATGCTTAAAAATCAGTTTGTGAAATATACAGATGCCTGCGTAGAAAACTTCCTGCATGGCGATATGAAATCTTTGTTTACCAATACCAAAAAACTTTCTAAAGTTGTTTTAAATCACTTTAAACCCATGATTCCAGAACAATTTCACGCAATCTGGCAACACGGAATTGACACAAACGATTATTACCTAAAACTTTGCGGTTCTGGAGGCGGCGGTTATATTCTAGGTTTTACCGAAGATTTAGAAAGAGCCAAAACATCCTTAAAAGACTATAAATTAGAAGTAGTTTACCAGTTTTAA
- a CDS encoding type II toxin-antitoxin system RelE/ParE family toxin gives MKRTIIFSKNAEKSLLELFEYLEIKWSKKVKDKFISKLDKAIYLIQIEPEIFPKSGLNKNYHKCVLSKQTSIYYKFNTKRVEIIAFFDTRQDPNKIKKDIK, from the coding sequence ATGAAAAGAACAATAATCTTTTCAAAAAATGCAGAAAAAAGTTTATTAGAATTATTTGAATATCTGGAAATAAAGTGGTCAAAAAAAGTAAAGGATAAATTTATATCAAAACTGGACAAAGCAATTTATCTAATACAAATAGAACCTGAAATTTTTCCTAAATCAGGACTAAATAAAAACTATCACAAATGCGTCTTGTCAAAACAAACATCAATCTATTATAAATTCAACACAAAAAGAGTTGAAATAATTGCATTTTTCGACACACGACAAGACCCAAATAAAATAAAAAAAGACATAAAATAA
- a CDS encoding diphosphomevalonate/mevalonate 3,5-bisphosphate decarboxylase family protein produces the protein MLTAADFIPNLYTSTIENGNFEWSAPSNIALVKYWGKKDNQIPANPSVSFTLNNCKTITKLAFSKKDNNGNFSFDLLFEGKPKEDFKPKIQKFLERVEVYLPFLKDYHFTIDTQNTFPHSSGIASSASGMAALAMNFMSLERKLNPEMTDEYFYQKASFLSRLGSGSACRSVKGNVVVWGNQVNIKGSTDLFGVEFPYSIHENFKNYQDTILLVDKGEKQVSSTVGHDLMHNHPYAERRFAQAHENLDQLIKIFENGNLEEFIKVVESEALTLHAMMMTSMPYFILMKPNTLQIINAIWKFRNETQIPVCFTLDAGANVHVLYPENVTEKVLQFIQDELVVFCQNSQYICDKIGEGSIAL, from the coding sequence ATGTTAACAGCAGCCGATTTTATACCAAATCTATATACTTCAACAATCGAAAACGGAAACTTTGAATGGAGCGCTCCAAGCAATATTGCATTAGTTAAATATTGGGGAAAAAAAGACAATCAGATTCCAGCAAATCCTTCAGTAAGTTTTACTTTAAATAATTGCAAAACAATTACAAAATTGGCTTTCTCAAAAAAAGACAACAACGGAAATTTTTCTTTTGATTTACTTTTTGAAGGAAAACCAAAAGAAGATTTTAAACCAAAGATTCAGAAGTTTTTAGAAAGGGTTGAAGTTTATCTGCCGTTTTTGAAAGACTATCATTTTACGATTGATACACAGAATACATTCCCCCATAGTTCAGGAATTGCTTCTTCGGCTTCAGGAATGGCTGCTCTGGCAATGAATTTTATGAGTTTGGAAAGAAAACTAAATCCCGAAATGACCGATGAATATTTCTATCAAAAAGCATCTTTCCTTTCTCGTTTAGGTTCTGGAAGTGCCTGTAGAAGTGTAAAAGGAAATGTGGTGGTTTGGGGAAATCAGGTAAACATTAAAGGAAGTACAGATTTATTTGGCGTTGAATTTCCATATTCTATTCATGAGAATTTCAAGAATTATCAAGATACTATTTTATTGGTCGATAAAGGCGAAAAACAGGTTTCGAGTACTGTAGGACATGATTTAATGCACAATCACCCTTACGCTGAAAGACGTTTTGCTCAGGCGCACGAAAACTTAGATCAATTAATCAAGATTTTTGAAAACGGAAATTTAGAAGAATTCATTAAAGTTGTAGAAAGTGAAGCTTTGACTTTACACGCAATGATGATGACATCTATGCCTTATTTTATTTTGATGAAACCAAACACGCTGCAAATCATAAATGCCATTTGGAAATTTAGAAATGAAACACAGATTCCAGTATGTTTTACACTTGATGCTGGCGCAAATGTGCATGTCCTTTATCCCGAAAACGTTACCGAAAAAGTATTACAATTTATTCAAGACGAATTAGTTGTATTTTGTCAGAATAGTCAATACATTTGCGACAAAATTGGAGAAGGCTCAATTGCATTATAA
- a CDS encoding TspO/MBR family protein, with product MNKFVKIAIALVICLTVGYSASLVTRPSIETWYVTLEKPVFNPPNWIFMPVWTILYILMAVAAALVWDKIKEQTEEVKKALLFFIIQLILNAIWSYLFFGLKNPMLALIEIALLWLMIYETYLKFVKINKISGYLLIPYLAWVGFATVLNASIWWLNK from the coding sequence ATGAATAAATTTGTAAAAATCGCTATAGCTTTAGTAATTTGTTTAACAGTTGGATATTCTGCTAGTTTAGTAACAAGACCAAGTATTGAGACTTGGTATGTAACATTGGAAAAACCAGTTTTTAATCCGCCGAACTGGATTTTTATGCCTGTTTGGACGATTCTTTACATTCTTATGGCTGTTGCAGCAGCATTAGTTTGGGATAAAATAAAAGAACAAACAGAGGAAGTTAAAAAAGCATTGCTTTTCTTCATCATTCAATTGATTTTAAATGCTATTTGGTCTTATTTATTCTTCGGATTAAAAAACCCGATGTTGGCTTTAATCGAAATCGCGCTTTTATGGCTGATGATTTACGAGACATATTTAAAGTTCGTCAAAATCAATAAAATTTCAGGCTATTTATTGATTCCATATTTAGCTTGGGTTGGATTTGCTACAGTTTTGAATGCTAGTATTTGGTGGCTGAATAAGTAA
- a CDS encoding MBL fold metallo-hydrolase, whose translation MKNIAKDVYQIPLFPCNSINCYLIEDVLIDAGIRTSANKIIKALKDKSVNKHVLTHAHADHQGSSKVICETLNIPLLCSEPEKAFAENGNVITEYPNPNHIISKFQKNFWAGKGHPVSETLKEGDQIGGFTVIETPGHSSGHISFFREKDGILIVGDVMTNMNLLTTKVGLHEPPHLFTADREINRKSILKLASLQPKILCFGHGPVLFNTGELEKFVRNMR comes from the coding sequence ATGAAGAATATTGCCAAAGACGTTTACCAGATTCCTTTATTTCCTTGTAATTCCATTAATTGCTATTTGATCGAAGATGTTTTAATTGATGCGGGAATTAGAACTTCTGCCAATAAAATAATAAAAGCACTGAAAGACAAATCTGTCAACAAACACGTCTTAACTCACGCTCACGCCGATCATCAGGGAAGCAGCAAAGTAATCTGTGAAACTTTGAATATTCCTCTTTTATGCAGTGAACCTGAAAAAGCATTTGCCGAAAATGGAAATGTAATTACAGAATACCCAAATCCGAATCATATCATTTCTAAATTTCAGAAAAACTTTTGGGCAGGAAAAGGACATCCCGTTTCTGAAACTTTAAAAGAAGGAGATCAAATTGGCGGATTCACGGTTATTGAAACTCCGGGACATTCAAGTGGACATATCTCTTTTTTCAGAGAAAAAGACGGAATCTTGATTGTAGGAGATGTGATGACCAATATGAACTTATTGACGACAAAAGTTGGTTTGCACGAACCTCCCCATTTATTTACCGCTGATAGAGAAATCAATAGAAAATCCATTCTTAAATTAGCATCGTTACAACCTAAAATATTGTGTTTTGGTCACGGACCTGTTTTATTTAATACTGGAGAACTGGAAAAATTTGTTCGAAATATGCGATAA
- a CDS encoding Crp/Fnr family transcriptional regulator, whose translation MNAELQKQILSIASFSEKEIEKIDSCFEYEKFTAKEFLSSMGKISNKIFFIIEGLARVYYLKDGKEITTYLSSDEGFIASYSSFINQSISFENIQCIEDCEILSITFEKMQFLYNEIPNWERVGRILAEQNYLCMADRVLKLQMIPAKEKYQTFLASTPAKIIQRTPLIYIASFLGITPESLSRIRQDIS comes from the coding sequence GTGAATGCTGAATTACAAAAACAAATACTATCAATCGCTTCGTTTTCTGAAAAAGAAATCGAAAAGATCGATTCTTGTTTTGAATATGAAAAATTTACTGCTAAAGAATTTCTTTCTTCAATGGGAAAAATTAGCAATAAAATCTTTTTTATTATTGAAGGTCTAGCACGTGTTTACTACTTAAAAGACGGAAAAGAAATTACTACCTATTTAAGTTCCGACGAAGGTTTTATTGCTTCGTATTCTAGTTTTATAAACCAATCTATTTCTTTTGAAAACATTCAATGTATTGAGGATTGTGAAATTCTTTCGATTACTTTCGAAAAAATGCAGTTTCTGTATAACGAAATTCCGAATTGGGAACGTGTTGGGAGAATTTTAGCCGAGCAAAATTACCTGTGTATGGCAGATCGTGTTTTAAAACTGCAAATGATTCCCGCAAAAGAAAAATACCAGACTTTTTTGGCATCGACTCCAGCCAAAATAATTCAGCGAACACCTTTAATTTACATTGCTTCTTTTCTAGGAATTACTCCCGAATCGTTGAGCAGAATCCGTCAGGATATTTCTTAA
- a CDS encoding HAD family hydrolase, translated as MKFKGIIFDLDGTLVNSLEDISDAMNKVLTALNYPTHTYDTYQYFIGSGLRNLVSKALPATNNSDDEIESCFECMVDEYTKICTLKTKPYEGIIELLENLTSQNIKMAVFSNKADELTKKIASEIFPKQFDTAIGLSTEALKKPNPFEAIEISKKWNLKPEEILFVGDSDIDMKTAVNANMFPVGVTWGYRTEEELKSSGAKVVINNASELIEIL; from the coding sequence ATGAAATTTAAAGGAATTATTTTTGATTTAGACGGAACATTAGTAAACTCATTGGAAGACATCTCAGATGCAATGAATAAAGTACTTACCGCTTTAAATTATCCTACACATACTTACGACACTTATCAATATTTTATTGGGAGCGGTTTACGAAATCTGGTAAGTAAAGCTTTACCTGCCACAAACAATTCTGATGATGAAATCGAAAGTTGTTTTGAATGTATGGTCGATGAATACACTAAAATCTGTACCCTAAAAACAAAACCGTACGAAGGAATTATTGAATTGCTAGAAAACCTGACTTCACAAAACATTAAAATGGCTGTTTTTTCTAACAAAGCCGATGAATTGACGAAGAAAATCGCATCTGAAATATTCCCAAAGCAATTTGATACAGCGATAGGGTTGAGTACAGAAGCGCTTAAGAAACCGAATCCGTTTGAAGCGATTGAAATCAGTAAAAAATGGAATTTAAAACCAGAAGAAATATTATTTGTTGGAGATTCTGATATTGATATGAAAACCGCAGTAAATGCTAATATGTTTCCTGTGGGCGTTACTTGGGGGTACAGAACCGAAGAGGAATTGAAATCTAGCGGAGCAAAAGTGGTTATTAATAATGCTTCGGAATTAATTGAAATATTGTAA
- a CDS encoding NAD(P)/FAD-dependent oxidoreductase, protein MIKNFDIIIVGGGAAGFFSAINIAEKNPKLKIAILERGKEVLSKVRVSGGGRCNVTHACFEPNELVKFYPRGEKELRGPFHQFCSGDTIEWFEKHGVELKIEEDGRMFPVSNSSQTIIDCFLKATEKLGIKVLTGQSVQSIFKKENHWKIDTQSDNFATEKLIMATGSNPKIWEMLQEHGHAIVSPVPSLFTFNIKDSRIKELPGVAAQVTVHVKDTKLESTGPLLITHWGMSGPAILKLSAWGARILHDKNYQFTIFVNWLNDVDFEDAEKTLKDLKQEHAKKAVSKKSPFDFPNRLWESLVLASGIETETKWADLSKNQLQNLALQLTKSEFKVNGKSTFKEEFVTAGGIDLKEINFKTMESKIHQNLYFAGEIVNIDAITGGFNFQNAWTSGFILAQNI, encoded by the coding sequence ATGATTAAAAATTTCGACATAATAATTGTTGGCGGAGGCGCTGCAGGTTTTTTTTCGGCTATTAATATTGCAGAGAAAAATCCGAAACTTAAAATTGCCATTTTAGAAAGAGGAAAAGAAGTCCTTTCTAAAGTCCGCGTTTCCGGGGGCGGAAGATGCAACGTTACACACGCTTGTTTTGAACCCAACGAATTGGTTAAATTTTATCCGCGTGGCGAAAAAGAACTTCGTGGACCTTTCCATCAATTTTGTTCGGGCGATACAATCGAATGGTTTGAAAAACATGGCGTAGAATTAAAAATTGAAGAAGATGGGAGAATGTTTCCCGTTTCTAATTCGTCCCAAACCATAATTGATTGTTTTTTAAAAGCAACTGAAAAATTAGGCATAAAAGTGCTGACAGGGCAAAGCGTTCAGTCTATTTTCAAAAAAGAAAATCATTGGAAAATTGATACACAAAGTGATAATTTCGCAACAGAAAAATTAATAATGGCAACAGGAAGCAATCCTAAAATTTGGGAAATGCTTCAGGAACACGGACATGCAATTGTAAGTCCCGTTCCTTCCCTATTTACTTTCAATATCAAAGATTCCCGAATTAAAGAATTACCTGGCGTTGCAGCACAAGTTACCGTACATGTAAAAGATACCAAACTAGAATCTACTGGTCCTTTGTTAATTACCCATTGGGGAATGAGCGGACCTGCAATCTTGAAACTTTCGGCTTGGGGCGCTCGCATTTTACACGATAAAAATTATCAGTTTACGATTTTCGTCAATTGGTTAAATGATGTTGATTTTGAAGATGCCGAAAAAACCTTAAAAGATCTAAAACAAGAACACGCTAAAAAAGCAGTTTCAAAAAAATCTCCTTTTGATTTTCCAAATCGATTATGGGAAAGTTTGGTTCTGGCTTCTGGAATTGAAACAGAAACCAAATGGGCAGATTTATCAAAAAACCAATTACAGAATTTAGCATTACAACTCACAAAATCTGAATTTAAAGTTAACGGGAAAAGCACTTTTAAAGAAGAATTTGTTACTGCCGGCGGAATCGATTTAAAAGAAATCAATTTCAAAACCATGGAAAGCAAAATTCATCAAAATCTTTATTTTGCTGGCGAAATTGTAAATATCGACGCTATTACGGGAGGTTTTAATTTTCAGAATGCCTGGACAAGCGGGTTTATTTTGGCTCAAAATATTTAA
- a CDS encoding glycerophosphodiester phosphodiesterase: MNILKIAHRGAKAYEPENTLKAFQKALELNSDGIELDVHLSADQQIIVIHDETIDRTTNGKGLVNTFSLSELKSFLIDGKYQISTLNEVFDLVDKKCLINIELKGLGTPSKVVQLIEQYISEKNWNYNHFIISSFDWNMLEETSNLNPNIPIGVLTEENLDTALAFAEKIKAKAIHPDFQLLNTENTKRIQEKGFLVLPWTVNSTEDIQKVKSYKVDGIISDNPDKI; this comes from the coding sequence ATGAATATTTTAAAGATTGCACATCGAGGCGCAAAAGCCTACGAACCTGAAAACACTTTAAAAGCTTTTCAGAAAGCATTAGAATTAAATTCAGATGGGATTGAACTTGATGTTCACTTAAGCGCTGACCAACAAATCATCGTAATCCATGACGAAACAATAGACAGAACCACCAACGGAAAAGGTTTAGTAAACACTTTTTCTCTTTCTGAGTTAAAATCGTTTTTGATTGATGGAAAATATCAGATTTCAACTTTAAATGAAGTCTTTGATTTGGTTGATAAAAAATGCCTGATCAATATCGAATTAAAAGGTTTAGGAACTCCAAGTAAAGTGGTTCAACTGATTGAACAATATATTTCAGAAAAAAACTGGAATTACAACCATTTTATAATTTCAAGTTTTGACTGGAATATGCTGGAGGAAACATCAAACCTAAATCCGAATATTCCGATTGGTGTTTTAACAGAAGAAAATCTCGATACTGCTCTTGCTTTCGCCGAAAAAATAAAAGCAAAAGCCATTCATCCTGATTTTCAGTTATTGAATACAGAAAACACCAAACGTATACAAGAAAAAGGATTCTTAGTTTTACCTTGGACAGTAAACTCTACAGAAGACATTCAAAAAGTAAAAAGTTATAAAGTAGACGGAATTATCTCTGATAATCCAGATAAAATATAA